One genomic region from Streptomyces venezuelae encodes:
- a CDS encoding pyridoxamine 5'-phosphate oxidase family protein produces MDPRTSPDPGTSPDPQTTPDPQTTLDLRYSDPKAAALPWSDAAARLAAAEVFWLTTVRPEGRPHVTPLIAVWSAGALHFCTGPDERKARNLAENASVVLTTGSGVLDEGLDLVVEGEAERVTDEDRLRVLAEAYVEKYGPDWRFGVRDGAFVGDGGTAVVFAVAPRTVFGFAKGDPFGQTRWRF; encoded by the coding sequence ATGGACCCGCGCACCTCACCCGACCCGGGCACTTCACCCGACCCACAGACGACTCCCGACCCGCAGACGACACTCGACCTCCGCTACAGCGACCCGAAGGCGGCGGCGCTGCCCTGGTCCGACGCGGCGGCCCGGCTCGCGGCGGCCGAGGTCTTCTGGCTGACGACGGTCCGCCCGGAGGGCCGCCCGCACGTCACTCCGCTCATCGCCGTCTGGTCGGCGGGGGCGCTGCACTTCTGCACCGGCCCGGACGAGCGCAAGGCCCGCAATCTCGCGGAGAACGCCTCGGTGGTCCTCACCACCGGCTCCGGTGTCCTCGACGAGGGCCTCGACCTGGTGGTCGAGGGCGAGGCGGAGCGGGTGACGGACGAGGACCGGCTGCGGGTCCTCGCGGAGGCGTACGTGGAGAAGTACGGCCCTGATTGGCGGTTCGGCGTGCGGGACGGGGCGTTCGTGGGCGACGGTGGGACGGCCGTGGTGTTCGCGGTCGCGCCTCGTACGGTCTTCGGCTTCGCCAAGGGCGATCCGTTCGGC